Part of the Nicotiana sylvestris chromosome 2, ASM39365v2, whole genome shotgun sequence genome, TTAATTAACAAAAGATATGATTCGTAATGATATTCTAGGCAACCACTTTCTTTCTCTTTATGACTTTTTATGCCTCGCCGAATTATTTTTCGTGCATGTAGTGATTGGAATGTCTTGTGCTTGTCTTAAACCTGACTTTCCTTTCCACTCATTCCATtctttattaataaaaaaatataattagctATTCTTAATGTTTCATCCTTGTGACATTGCTCTAACTTTTCCAAACCTCTAAACTTGTTACAATATATTTATATTCGCTATGGTTTTATTTAGAACCTTATATCCCTTCGTCTCCAATAAGGTTGTTGAAGAGCTTACGTTCAAAGAATATTGAATCATGAAAAATATGCCCACTTCTATTAAATCAATGACTgtgtaaagaaaaaaaatcttggTAAATTATTATCGTtcatttatatttttcagaaataaTAATTGTTTCATAATACAAAATTAGTTATTCCATTAAATTTCCCCTAAAATCTTTTTCCTAAGAACGTTAAGTGGTAGTACAATCAGCAAGTCAGCAAACCATGCTATTATCAAAGGAAGACAAAGAGGACATGTCAAAGAAAATGCAACAGTTTGtcaaagtaaataaataaaaaagaaagtttAACAGCTCTTGAGTTTGAAAGAAGAGAAAGGTTGATCATTGCATTTTCAGGCAAATCATGATTAAATTTTCTTTTAATCTGTAGCAGGACAATAAATAATAGTAATTCTTCTATGCTAACTTTGTCTCggaagaggtgattaggcaagacatggcggAGCTTCAATTTACTAAGAATATGACTTTTGATAGGAGAGTATGGAGGTTGggattaaggtagaaggttagtatATATGCGTGAGTGTCTCCTTTTCATGCCGGTTACATTAGTATTAGTCTTGTATGTTTTTATCTTCTTATCCGTAAGTTTCTTTTACTATATATTGGCTCATTTGCTTCGGTTATTCTGTCTTTATATCACCTATCTTACTGTTGTTACTATTTgttatttttgcttctttttcatttttttttaaccGAGGTCTATCGGAAATAATCTCTCTAGCTTCATAAGGTAGAGACAAAGTCTGTTTACGCTCTATCTTCCCCAGATCCTATTACGTGGGATCACACTAAATTTGTTATTGTTGCTTCTATGAATCTATGCCAACTTTATTTTCCTAGATGGCtagatatttttttttatttaaaaattgtTAGCCTACACATAGGTCCACCAAAGTGGAATTGTGTGAAGCTCATGTGAGCTTAAGAGCTTATGAGCTCCAGCTCTCAACCACTAGATTTAAActactattatatatttttgctTTTTATTTGTCCTGCTAATATCTCATAATTAGTTAATCTCATGTCTGCTTAGAGGTTTCACCTAAGGAATATCTCCTTTTAGTTAAACGTACCTTATATCTAGATAAATAAAATTGGACCAAGATAACTAATACCGTGTTTGGCAAACGtggagaaatcagcttattttgataagtgcttaattcaaaagtttttttgaaaaaaatacttttggaaaGAAATAATTTGTATATGACTAATCACTttaaaaagcacttctgagcaataatttgtgtttggccaagatTTTCAGAAAATGCTTTTAAGTaacaaattacgaataaggataTGAATAGttttacttaatagttaatattataagtaaataaataatctcaaaaaTTTGTTATTACAGGCAATAATTAaatcttttcattttatttaagtacaaaatgaaaataaaataaaaaagtatttaattcttttaatataagttaaatatattaaaattcatTCAACAAATAcaaaagcattcacccctaaagtcaTTCTATATTAGAAAGTTatctaaaaataagaagaaatacttatacattaatatcctaagtattaggtttaacggttattttggtatatattatattttgttaaggtattttaggtaagaagaaaaaacaaaactgcttctgcttttgcTTTTGGGAgtaagctacttttttctgcttctcgaAAACTACTTCTGCTtcttctcaaaagtactttttcccCAGAAAAGCCTGGCCAAACAACTAAAGTTAGGGGAAAAAAATTGATCTCGagaaaaaaagcacttttggcctcttgagaagcttggccaatCAGGATATAAAACAGTAACTAAATGACAATAACAGCATaacaaaataaattaattaattaattaataaataaactACAGAGACTAGATTACAGCAAGATTCACACAAGAAAGCAATTTGTAAAATATCTTATTATTTGGAGAGAGAATGAAGTGTTGTTCATTATCCTGTGGGCTTAAATACCAGCCTCTGTTTGATACAGGGTTCGAACACTTGACCTAACACATACGTGCTGCATTATTACCGCTGAACAAATGCTCTGGGGGCGAGGAAAATGGAAATTACTGGATACTTTGTTTTTGTAAACTAGCCCTTGAGTCACATTAACTTCAGCCTTATGTTTCAAACAGCACAGAACTGTCAAAGGAACTAGTACTAAATTGCAAATGAAGTGTGGCCATTTGCTACAGTTATTCTTGAACAAATTGGATAAGGTATTTCTTAACAATCACTCATAAAATAAGGTTGTTGCTGATTGTAGTAATTTTGATTGCTATAAGCTGAATTCCCATATCTTTCATTACCACCATATCCAAAGGGATTCCCAAAAAGATAATCTGCAGTACTTTGCCATTGTTCATTGCTGCTATCTTCAGAACTGTTTATATAGTTCAAGTTTCTTCTTTGGTTTTGTTTGGCTAAGCAGGGCCAGTAACCAAATAGGCTTTCACATAAATCCATAGATTCCAAGCCTGAACCATAAGGAATTTGCTGCAATTGCCTCCCATAATCATATCCATATTCCCCTATAGTTCCATTTCCAGCAACAAAATCTTTATCTTGTTGAAGAGGTACTATTGGTTTTTCAAGAATGTCATCCTCAAGAATGGGTTTTTCTTTGACACCAGATAAAGACATTCGCTCATCTTTGACATCCATCTCTTTGCTTTGATCCTGAGGTTCTTCTGGCTGATTATTGTGGCTTACATAGGGTGAAGGAATTGATCCATAGTCGAAAGACTCGAATCCTTTAAGTCCATTAGATTTAGGAACCGATCGAGGATAACAGATTTTATTGGAGGGGCTAAGGGATTTGCCATAGGTTTGAGCCATGTCATAGCCACCACCATAAGGGGTTGGATCATATTCTTCAAACAGAGTGTCATCATGTTCTTTAGTTGAATCAGAGATTATGTATCGCGTCTCCAAAGAATTAGCAGCCTTTTCATAGTGGATAAGTTTTGGCTCAGTAGAATTGTGAACAGAGTAACTTAATTGTGGATGCATTTGAGTAGTGTAGTAGTAATTGTAATTAGTACTCTGTTCAATTTGCTCTGAATTGCTATATCCATAGTAAGAATATGATATTGAAGACTGAATTGGAAAAGCATTATAATCATAAAGGGCACTGAAATAAGGAGTCAAGTGGCACTCACCAGCATCACCATTGTAGTCATAGAAAGCCATCTATTGGACCCTTCAAATTTCTGAGAACAATTGCTAGGGAGACTGCAAATTTTGATAGTTTTATCTGCTTCGTATTTGATGAATACGCATATTATTAAGGTAATATAATTTCAGCCATATCACATATGCTAAATGGATACTGATAGAGAAAGGAAGAACATGGGCACTGGATAATGGTTGGTTGGGATGATGCTATAATAATGCAAGcagataagaaaatagaaaaaggaaGTGTGTGACTGTTCTGCACTTACTCTATGATCAAAGACAAGCACGTCAAATTCACATGATTGATACTGGACTAATATTTAGTACTATGAAAGTGTGAACGAGATAGGTCTGCAGGGAAAATAATACTAGTACGgtctaagatatatatatatatatactggaagcagtgtaattttttttcttttaaacattATTTAGTGTAATTTGACTTATTATTGCAAGTTATTTACTCTTTTCAGGTTGTAAGATCATGCTTGTTTTAAACAGTTACCTATTGTATACATGTAACTTAACATAATGGTGGAACAAAAACAAAATTGATGAAGCATAATGGTGGAACAAAATTATATATTGtcagttaaaaaaaaaattgaacttCTAAGAAATTTATGTACCTAGGGTGTTCAGTAAATTTCGAACTAATCAGCTCGTTGGTATGCAACAGTTGAGACGTTTGTGCAGTGGAAGCATGTGTGGACCTTATGAAATAGACGGATCAAGACTCTTTAGAAACTCTCTTTTCCTGACATGGGTATATGTAACTAATTTAAGTATTTCATATAATATATAAGAATATGCAGTCTTTTGCTAATTTTAGATATATTTCAAAGAACTGTATGAACACCTATAAGACACATGTTCAACATGAATGTGTCAAGACAAATAAGTTATCCAAATGACGCAGATGAGAAAACATGACTAGATCCATCCTGCTTCCACCCAAACTAGTGAACTGCTTTTTATTATTGATGTGCATTCTTTGCTTTGGCTGCTAATAACATCGACATGAAAAAACAGCCTAGCGGTTAGTGAAGCGGATGAGTGTATTggaaaaaaattgaatttatatATGTTGAGACACGTGAACTGGTCAAATAGttaaagaattataattagtgaAGAGTCACGGGCAAcaatagaaacgagcaaaggcaaaggaagaggcacgggaaggattcagcgcccgtacctatttagatcatttatcaaaaggaacggatctgaccataataaagagcaGATACAGAATTCGATAGACATTAAATAccggatacgttagagaatttgtattgattacaatgattgtgtaatgtagcattcaatgtctttaattattcataatagcctcattatgatttgaaggaaacgcatat contains:
- the LOC104224008 gene encoding uncharacterized protein; this encodes MAFYDYNGDAGECHLTPYFSALYDYNAFPIQSSISYSYYGYSNSEQIEQSTNYNYYYTTQMHPQLSYSVHNSTEPKLIHYEKAANSLETRYIISDSTKEHDDTLFEEYDPTPYGGGYDMAQTYGKSLSPSNKICYPRSVPKSNGLKGFESFDYGSIPSPYVSHNNQPEEPQDQSKEMDVKDERMSLSGVKEKPILEDDILEKPIVPLQQDKDFVAGNGTIGEYGYDYGRQLQQIPYGSGLESMDLCESLFGYWPCLAKQNQRRNLNYINSSEDSSNEQWQSTADYLFGNPFGYGGNERYGNSAYSNQNYYNQQQPYFMSDC